From the genome of Longimicrobiales bacterium:
GACCGCCTCGCGCACGGCACGCATCCCCGCCGCGTGGCCCCGAAAGCGAGGCAGGCCGCGAGCGCGCGCCCAGCGGCCGTTGCCATCCATGATGATCGCAACGTGGACCGGTGGGCACGCGCCCACCGCCACTCCCAGTGACGAGCCGGCTGCTTCGCCCAAGCTCAGACCTCCATGACCTCCTCCTCCTTGGCCTTCAGGAGGTGGTCGATCTTGCCGATGTATTCGTCCGTGAGCTTCTGCACTTCGTCCATCTGGCGACGCGCGTCATCCTCGCTCATGTCGCCATCCGACTGCTGCTGCTTCAGCGTCTTGTTCGCCTCCTGGCGCGCGTGCCGCACCGCGACGCGCCCCTCCTCCGCCAGCTTGTGCAGCATGCGCACCATCTCCCTGCGCCGCTCCTCGTTCAGCGCGGGGATCGGCACGCGGATCACACCGCCGTCCGTCGCCGGGTTCAGCCCCAGCTCCGCATTGCGGATAGCCTTCTCCACCGGGGCAACCAGCCCCTTGTCCCACGGCTGCACGATCAGCATTCGCGGCTCCGGCGCGCTCACCGTTGCGACCTGGTTCAACGGCATCTTCGAGCCGTACGCATCGACGCGCACGATATCCAGCAGCGCGGGCGATGCCTTGCCTGTCCGCACGCCCGAGAACTCGCGCCGCATCGCCTCGAGCGCCTTTTCCATCTGCGCGCGCGCTTCCTTGGCTGCCATGACCCCTCCACCTCGTTGGAATCGCTGAAAATCGGGAAGATATCCGGACCGCCCGCACGGGACCAGCGCCCCGACCGCGGCATTGCCCCGGACGTCGCACGCGGGCGACGTCCGGCGCGTCAGGAAACCAGCGTACCCATCTCCTCGCCCCGCAGGGCGGCGGCCACTGCCCCGCGCTCGTGGATGTTGAGCACGATGATCGGCAGTCCGTTGTCCTTGCAGAGCGAG
Proteins encoded in this window:
- a CDS encoding undecaprenyl diphosphate synthase family protein, producing MDGNGRWARARGLPRFRGHAAGMRAVREAV
- the frr gene encoding ribosome recycling factor, which gives rise to MAAKEARAQMEKALEAMRREFSGVRTGKASPALLDIVRVDAYGSKMPLNQVATVSAPEPRMLIVQPWDKGLVAPVEKAIRNAELGLNPATDGGVIRVPIPALNEERRREMVRMLHKLAEEGRVAVRHARQEANKTLKQQQSDGDMSEDDARRQMDEVQKLTDEYIGKIDHLLKAKEEEVMEV